A genome region from Carboxydocella sporoproducens DSM 16521 includes the following:
- a CDS encoding AbrB/MazE/SpoVT family DNA-binding domain-containing protein, producing MEVRKIYKAGNSYVISIPKQVIKLLNLKVGDQILFKWQQDQVILTPIVKKNKIEVIRRIAGCLADQEELVQDLLEIRELESDREGTVLE from the coding sequence ATGGAAGTAAGAAAAATATATAAAGCAGGGAACAGCTATGTTATTTCAATTCCAAAACAAGTTATTAAGTTACTGAATCTTAAAGTAGGAGACCAAATTTTATTTAAATGGCAACAGGACCAGGTAATACTTACACCGATAGTCAAAAAAAACAAGATTGAGGTTATTCGTCGAATTGCTGGTTGTCTGGCAGACCAAGAAGAACTGGTTCAGGATTTATTAGAGATCAGGGAGCTGGAATCAGACCGGGAGGGAACGGTCCTTGAGTAA